A window of Bacillota bacterium genomic DNA:
AACCGGGGGCAGGGGGGCAGTCGAGATGAGAGAGTACATCCGGCGTCGGGTGCTGGACGTGGCTGGCCACATCATCGAGACCAAGTCCACGGTCAGACAG
This region includes:
- a CDS encoding stage III sporulation protein D translates to MREYIRRRVLDVAGHIIETKSTVRQ